A stretch of DNA from Leptolyngbyaceae cyanobacterium:
ACAAAAGGTTCGGTTGTCCTTAAACTTCTTAATTATATCGTCAGGCATTTACGCGCTACTACCGCCCAATTCGTCAATCACATGATTCACCAAGAAAAAATGTCTTTATTGGGTGAAATGGTGAATACTATCATACATGATTTTAGAAGTCCGGTTACTAGTATTCATTTAGCAAGCGTGATGCTTAAAGAAGAGCACCCTACGGATGATGAAACAATTGAATGGTGCGATATCATTCAAGCGCAGGTGAAAAGAATGTTGGGTATGGCAGAAGAAGCTTTAGAATTTGCCAGTGGAAATGCTGTTTTTCAGTCACAAGCGGTTAACCTTTCTTCTTTAATGGCGAGATTTGAAAAGCTAAATCGCATTTATTTTCAAGAAACTAAAGTTGTATTTACTTTTAATGTAGGAGACTTGGTAGTACAAGTTGATGAAAATAAATTGATGCGTGCTTTGCAAAATTTAGTAGGTAATGCAGTAGAGGCTTTTAATGGTTCTGGTGGCAGAATAGATATTTTAGCTTGGCCAAATGATAAATGGGCCGAAATTAAGATTTGCGATAATGGTCCCGGAATTCCAGAAGCAATTCGGGAACGTTTATTCGAGCCATTTGTCACCTATGGGAAGCGAGGAGGGACTGGATTAGGAACTGCGATCGCAAAATCGATTATAGAAGCTCACAGTGGAGATATTTGTTTTGAATCCAAGTCTGGTGAAGGCACGACCTTTTTCATTCGCCTACCATTAAGTAGATAATCGCTATATGTTTCTCATACCCAGAAAGCGCAAGTATGGTAAATTATTACGTTCGCTCGTTACTTAAAAAGATATCTAACCTAACCATAGAAATAAATAAGAGTAGACAAATTTTGTCTACCCTTAGAACTGTGCAATCACACTCTTAATAACTCTATTACACGAGCCTGATGATTTTTCCGGTTTTTTTGGGTTGTTTATTTGGTTGAGACGGATCTTTCTTATCCTGTTTTGCTTCACCTTTAGATTTGACTTGCTTTTTAGCGCTAGGAGGTGGGTCTGGTTCTGGTGGCGACAGGTCTGCGACAAAAGTACCGTTATCGACAATTAAAATGTCTCCCTCTCGACTTACATCTAAATCCCAAAATTGACCTTCGACTTTTCCAGGCAAAAATCCATCTATAATTAAATTCAAAGGTTGATATTGAGATTGTTTCTCTTTTCCGGGCGGGATTTTATTGCGATGGATGCGGATGGTTAGTTTTCCTTGTTGCTCATCCTGTTTAATAATTAAACCGCGAATCGAAAAGTAGTTATTGCTTTGCAATAGTTCTTCGATCGTTTTAGGCGCTTTCGGTTCTCTCAAATCTCGAATTTCTACCCAAAGTGGAGGTAGAGACTTCGTTTCGATCGCAGCTACTTCTTCCCGATCTGGCAAAAAGGGGATGATTTTTTCAAACCAAGATGCCACTTCTGTATGAGGGTAAACCGACCAAATTTTTTCACCTTGAATAATTTCTGGCTGTGTTTTTCCTATCATTCCCGCTTTAGCGACTAACTTAGCCGGGATTAAAATGCCATCATCAGTCAACAATACACCTTTCGTAACTTTTTTAATAGTTGGAATAAAGCATCCGCGTACTTGTCCGACTGCGCGATACATTAAAGGAAACTGCGGTGGCATGAATACAGGATCGGTCATGGAAGATACCTCTAGCTTTTTGAGTCGTCCGCATTACTCAAGTAGTCAAGTACATTTGGGAAATCGGGAAACGATCGCTATCTGAAAATAGAGCTTTTTTAAATCTCGCTACAGCGCTAGCTTACGGGAAAGCCTCAATTGCGGGCAATTATCATTGTAATTAAAGTACGCGATCGCTGAAATGAACGGGTTAATACATTACTATGACAGTTAACAATAATTAGCAACTCCGATATCGATTAACTTTCATGACTCTCACCGAGCAAATTCTTTCCCAACTACCGGGGGATGTTCTAGGAGGGCTGCAAAAAGCCGATCGCCTCTGGCAATCTCTCAAAAATGACACTCTACCCATACCAACTTCCATCAAAGAAAGTCAACATCCTTTAGGAGAAGTAGATTGGGATGTGATTATCTGTGGTGGTACGTTAGGTATTTTGATAGGTGCTGCTTTGGCTCAATTAGGTTGGCGAGTAGCTTTAATTGAAAGAGGCTTTTTACGAGGAAGAGATCAAGAGTGGAATATCTCTCGCCCAGAATTAGA
This window harbors:
- a CDS encoding ATP-binding protein translates to MELKSHQFISYFESPQAEELCQLAIVERFAENAIIFEEGEIPDYLYLVLSGKVEFRKKVGCDKYQSIALAKQNEFFGEFGVIDGQPRSAQAIVCEEATLAKIPRDILIELLNNTKGSVVLKLLNYIVRHLRATTAQFVNHMIHQEKMSLLGEMVNTIIHDFRSPVTSIHLASVMLKEEHPTDDETIEWCDIIQAQVKRMLGMAEEALEFASGNAVFQSQAVNLSSLMARFEKLNRIYFQETKVVFTFNVGDLVVQVDENKLMRALQNLVGNAVEAFNGSGGRIDILAWPNDKWAEIKICDNGPGIPEAIRERLFEPFVTYGKRGGTGLGTAIAKSIIEAHSGDICFESKSGEGTTFFIRLPLSR